The window GTGTCAAAGTCAAAGAGTATCATCAATCAGCTGATTGTCCGGTACATATTGTGGCGACATCTGTGAGCGAAGAACCGACCGAAGAGTTTAGAGCAAATAAAGGAAGCTTCGGCACAAAGACAAGTTCGCCTGCTTCTTACAGATGGCGCCACTTTGCTAAAATCTTCTAGATGGcgcttttcaaattaattgatttattgattaataaaatttcttttaaatatacattaaCAGAGCGGCATCctaaataatttacttaaatatatacatataatattaTGTTTGCTTTATATACAAGCGATTCTCATGTAGAACCACGGATTTTGTCTAAATTTAGCGTTCAACCCAAACTAGAGCTTCGGAAAATTGGCAGGGATTTTGAGAATCATGTCAAAATATTGATGAGTATTATGGCAGTCAAAGTATTGGGGAAAAACTCAAGGAACATTCAATAAGACCTAAACGCACACCATACAAATTTCTGGCCTTAAAAGAACGAATTGTTTGCGTGACATAAAACTTAACAAATTAGCTAAAACTTAAAACTACAGCAGTCGAAACTCAGCTTAATAAAgcttataataaaattaatttaacttttaaaagtCGGATTGTCCACCCCGTTGCCGTTGGCATTTCCTAGTTTAACGCCATTAAGGATATCTTGCACCTCCTGAGTGCTCTTTCCCTTAGTTTCCGGcatgcaaaatttcacaaagaAGCTACCCAATAGGGCAATGGCGGCGAATACATAGAAGGGGATGTCTCCTATAATTAAAACAGCAGATACGAACCTCTAAAACTAATTTTCGTCAAATACAAACCTCCAATGGTAGTTACAATATTGTTGTAGAACCTGGTCACCACGAATGCTAGGAACCAGTTGAAAGTTGCAGCTGCTGAGCTGGCAGTAGacttaatttctaaaaaatgccataaaatctataaaataatCTATATCTAGGAGGCGTCCCAAAAAGGCTTCTATGCCAAAAATTTTCCACCGCAATGTCTCATAAGTTTAGCACAACCTTTTTGGAGCGCCCCGTATGTAGAATTTACCTGGGGGCATTAGCTCGGATGAGGCCATCCAGGGAATAGGGCCGAATCCTAAGGAAAACGCGGTGATGAATACAACTAGAGATACAATGGGCAAAAACCCGATTTTGTCCAATGTAGTTTGCTCTACAATATTTCTCCCCTGCAGAGTGAAAAACACCCCCAGCAAGGCCCCAGAGATCGACATGAAAAGAGCCGACGTTATTAGCAAAATCTTGCGTCCGAATTTATCTACCACCAGGGAGGAAATGAAGGTGGCCACCACCTGAACCACTCCGACTCCTgatggtttaaaaaatttaatattgtttcttaaaaattatcgAATTGATATACCTATGGTGGAATAACTTGGGTCTATGTTCCCTCCAGCGCTGCCAAAAATGTTGgacataaagaaaattacagCGTTAATACCGCTGAGTTGCTGGAATACCATCAAGGAGAAGCATAtgaatatagatttttttgctGCTGTGGTTTGGAGGGCCTCAATGAACGATCCCTacgcaaaaataaaacttaattccTCCATTTGATTTACGGCATTGGACGTAACTACCTTCTCAGCTTCACTTTTATCAATCTGCTGCTGCAATTCTCGCAGCTCAGCTTCGCTATCATACGCGGGCCCTCTTAGCTGTTTCAAGCTGTGAAGCGCAGCatcttttttgcctttttttagCAGGTACACCTGTATAGATGAAGCATTGGTATATGTAAGTGGACGAAGCATGTCTGCAGTAAGGCTCTTACAGGGGTTTCTGGTTGAAAGACGAACACTAATCCAAACACGAAAGGGATGCAGCAACAGAGTATGGAAAACACTTGGGTCGACGTTATAGCGCCAAATATGTATGAAAATAGAATTCCAATGGTCAGGAGTAGCTGGAAGTAACTGCCCAAAGCACCTCTGATCTCCTTTTCTGCGATTTCACTTGTGTAAAGGGGGGCAGCTACACAGAAACTTCCACCTGAAATATGGAATCGAAAACTGtgcaaaacgattaaaaaacgCTCAGTGAGGAATGTGTAGAGCTTCGTGTATCTGAGGGTCAGCGCAGGTTGCATAGTTTTTTGTGTGGGTGCAGACTGGTTCGGTTTCTACGCAATTTTTGCGATACTTGTGTGTTCATTTTCCGATCTTTTGGTGATAAAACTTAAACACCCTGAGCTACGTCACTGCTTTTAATGAACTACATCAGCATAACGTATTCTTAATAATAGATGGCGTTACGCGATTTACCCTACCTGTAGCTGTGTAGTTACCTCAATTGTGCAGAACAATTAAACCATGTTTACTTCGCTCCTTACCTGCCAGACCGGCGAAGAACCTTCCGGCGTAAATCATATCAGCATTTGTGGCGAATATAATGAGGAACCAGCCAAGTGAGAAGGGCAGGATCGTGATCAAACAAGCCCATTTCCGACCAATGGCGTCGCAAATCATTCTGAAACGAGTTTGAACTTGTCGGCATCGTTGCCAGATCTAAAAACGCTCCTTTTACCCTATGGGGAAGCATGTTATCATTGCACCTATGGTTGCAAAGGACGAAATCCAGCCCAGGACGTCATTATCAACGGGAATATCGTTGAGACTACCTGTCATCAGGGAATCTGAGATGGTACCGGTCCATCCTAGAACTGCACCTGCGGCCACAGCACCTAGACATActgaaaaatgagaaaaatggtTAGAAATGTTCTTGTTTGTCCCGATTTTTAATACCTGATAAGGCAGCTACGTATTGGGGTAGCTTCTTGGCATTGCTGATCGTCCTGGGAGCGTCCATTTTATTCTGAAGATAAATGTTGTAATAGAAGCGATGTATGTAGGTACCTCGGGCATAACTTATTGGTAATCTTAATTATGATCCCTTGCTAATTAGTTCAAAACAGCATTTGCATAGATTTACGACTTCCTTACAGTACATTTGTTCAACGCTGAAGTTAATGCTCCAccgtattttcatttattttcacgACCTGGGGGGGAGAAAGAGTCTACATTCGACTCCCTTGGGACGTCAAATTTCGTATTAAAACGTGGTCAATAGAAATCAGGTAATTCTTTAACGGAGCTGCTCTTACCTTCGAGGCAGCCTCATCAAAACCACCATGAATTCGATAATCAAATTGAATCGTAAGGCATTATTCGAAACGGAAAATTCTGTCGGGAACTTCCCAGATAATTTCGCCCTAAATCACTCTTAATTACTCACAAGAACTGTTTCCCTCTTTCTTCTTAGCCTGAGAACGGCCCTTGAGGATTTTTTTCTGCCcttttgcctttttttctGCTCAGCCGTATCACTCGAAGTTGAGCTGAAGTCTGATGTTGATAAATCCGAGCAGGAACTACTTGAAATCATCATTTTACCTCGAACCCAACTGATAGAGTATGTCAATAGTGCGTTATGGATAGGGTGATGGGTAATAAATGGgtgtttaataattattctgaTTACATTTATCGAATATAACTTTAGGTGAAAGCGTCATTTCCTTCTTTGATTAGTTCGCTTGAGGCcgaatttttaatgttctgttaattttaacttcGGGCTAATTGCCGGTGATTCCGCGAGTCTGGCAAACGCCATTACCGAGTTTTAAAGCTAAGGCGAGTCAAGGTTAATTTGAGCTACTCAAAAGAAGGCAGACTTTAGGGTGGTTTAGATTATGCATTTATCTCGGGAATATCTTGCGGATTAACTGCATGCACAGTATCTTGTATGTGTGCAGATTCACTGTACCACTCCAAACAGAACGGTTTCCTGCGTGTCGCAACTATATCGCTAGAACAAACTCATTTTTCTAACTAATACAATCAAGTCTGGTACTCGAGTTTTGATGGGCAATCATGGTGATTTCgcaataaaaatgtgaaaaaccGTAATTCACTTTGTGCAATAATTCGCATGTACATACGTGTTTTGGCTGAAATTCCCATGTGGTTCCTAACCGCCATAGCCGTATTAATTCTCATGGATTATCCCTGTACTTTTTAcatcaattttcataaatatgtcAGACTCTAGCAGGTGATTATTAGACAAAAATCTGagattaatcatttttaaggTGGATTACTTTTTCACGTTGTTTTCACCCACATAAAATTCAGCGATCATAAATCAACTCCTCACCCGTTTGAATCGttgttgtttatttgaatttcttcaatgGATAATGATCGTTCATTGTTCTACGAGTGGCGTTAAGCAAGCTATTAACACACCCACCGGCGGAAAACCAATCATGTTTCCTGCAGTTCTCAAATAGTCCAAATATTTCATGCTTTTGGCTGATAAGGATATATTAATCTGGCGTAAACAACATTATTACGATTTTACGAATTGCAGTAATCGTAAATACACCCTTGAGTCTTTCTGGTTATTATTGAGTGTTTGTGCacagaaaaacattttcgtttgtgccaaaacattaaattaaatgcccAATTTGTTTATGAGATTTAGATTAATTTACGCACGCTTATGCCCACGCTATCGAGACAGTGGTGGCTTTTTCACGATATCAGAGAAATAAACCAACGATGTTCTCGCATTTCGTCATTGTCATCCATTTTACTcattttcctataatttatCTTGTTGGTAAAGTTACCAGAACTTTGATATATTGATCCTCATTCGCGTAATATACTGGTAATTAGTTTTGGCTAATTTCGCCAAGTTGAGTAGTAGTTAATCTCGGCTTGATTTAGGTTAGCGTAAGTTAGTATCAGGTGTGCCGATcagatttcaaattaatcgggGTTAAAAAGCTTAAGCTTTGTGGCGATTATTCTAACGATGagtcgggttagttcaggcgTTGATCAATCTCACATTGGCTTAGGTGAGTATTGTCACGAAATGTGCTCACAAATTTCAGCTTTATTTGGGTTAATGGCATCGATTCTTTTCCGATTTATTCGGGTTAATGCCGTCCGTGCACTCTCAACTGGATCACGTGGATATTAGTAGGTGCGCGACCAAGTTTCCGGGTTTCACGCATGGATGGCGCTGACGACACGTCAATCGACATAATGGCGGAAactgtcttttttttttatagcttAAGACAGTTGTCATCAATGACCAGTTGGAATATCAACATTTATCGCAACGCGAAGTAATTTCTCCTAAGAACGAAAATGTAGAGTTTTGTGCCAAATAAACATTTGCGGGAGGTCTGCGACCAACGTGCACCATCGAAAACTACACGTCAAGATCGGTTTAAGCGCTTCAGAAGTGGCGACTTCGACGTCGAGGACGGGAACCGCTCCGGAAGATCAAAATCAATTGGAGACGCCGATCCGCAAGCTTTATCGGATGAAGACGAAACGTAGGCATGCTATCAACCTGCGGAGGCATCAAACGTGATCTGCCAAGGTATTTCCAAACGTTCGCATGCCATGGGAAAAACTCAAAAAGAGGGAAAATGAGTGCCGCACGAGTTGACCGAGAGACGGATGGAAAATCGGCAGAACCACtttcgaaattttgcttttacgGCAAGAAAGAAGGAGCTTCCTGCGCCGAATCGTTCCTGGAGGTGAGAAGTGGACCTATTTTGAGAACCTTAAACGCAAAAAATCGTGGCTTTCACGTGGCGAAGCAGCGACACCGACCAAATCGCTTCGGAAAGAAGAGAATGCTCAGCGTTTGATGGGGCCAAAAAGGAATCGTGTACCGTGAGCTGTTGAGACCGGAAGAAACTGTCAACGGGCATCGCTACCGACAGCAATTAATCAATATGAGAACCGTGCATTGCTGGAATAACGTTCCAGAATGGAACACGAGACACGAACGAGTGATATTGCGGCACGAGAAAAGCTCCAAGCCGCTGCACTTCCATCGTCCAGGACACCATCAAAACGCTGAAATGGGATCTGCACCCGCCACATTGGCCAGACCTGGCCCCCTCCGATTTTCACTTGTTCCGATCCCCTTAGGGGGGGGGGGCTACAGTTgagcaatttcgcggaaatgCAAAATTGGTCGGGCGAATGGTTTCGGTCCAAAGACGCGTCATTTTACCGTCGAGGTATTTGTGTATTGCCAGAGATGCGGCAACAGTGTGTAGCTGGAGAGGGACAATACTTGGaataatcctttttttttgtttctcttaaaattttccattttccattcATCGAAAAAACCCGGAAAGTTAGGTAGTATAATCAGGTTGATTCGAGTTAAATGGGTGTGGGTTACTCTCAGATGAATTCGAGTAAACTTAGTATAACTTCGGGCAACTAGCAACTTTGGAGTTTAAGTTCGCCGAAGTGAAGAATTTCCTcgttgaagttttttttttcaggaaacgaaaaattgacTGAAAATTCTCTACGACTgaaacttttatgttttttgtaaatgacTCTAAGAACCATAGGAGTTTCTGACAATTATCAGTATTTAGGTAATCTAGAGTCGAACACGTTAGAAAcgttattgtgaatttttctaacttttctttcgaaatttttcatttcgtgATGTTTTTCTAGCACTATCAACTCCCTATAGGTTCCTGTAATAAATAACTCTACAAGATATTGAACTTtcctaataatttatttgaaaaaagttttcgtatactctttctctcttttcaGTATTTTCTATTACTCTCACAATTGcctttgaataaataaaaatcggcGGCACGCCTCAAGCGGATTAGAAGGACTCGGGTGCCAAATTCCGTCAGCACTATACCGGGTGGTTCATTAACAATGGGACCACAACATGCTGGAGATACTACTAAACATGACTGGAGAAGACACGCCGAAAGCTGTTAGTTTCGAATGTACAGGGCGttgagattaaaattttaattaatttttttgccattatcCTGAAAGTACCGAATTGGGAAACTTGCTAAAATATCAGCTTAAATTGACACACGAAAACATTCTCATTTCGACCATGACTCCGACCATTCGACCTTCAATCTTTAAGCCAGTACCAAGTTAGGAATGTGCTGAAAAAAGGTGGGATTTCTAATGCGAAAAAACCCAAAAGTCGAAGTAGtaacttgaattaaaaaaaaaaacaataataatagatGAAAAATGCCTTTCTAGACCCATCTGAATCCCGAACCTTTGAAAACGCTCAAATTTGGAGGTGATGGTCGGAATTCCGGTTgcttaaacttaaattaatctaaaaggTTTCAGAGCTCCCCGGTTTCCTAGGGCTTTTCAGGATTACTTTTATAGGAATGAAATAGGATATCAACTACACGTTTCTGATAGGAAAATTTATTAGGAATATCCGTGTAAACCTGCAAATTTATGGGGCTTTAAGCAAAAAGAGATTGGGGAATCTGCATGATAAATCTACAGTATATCGGTTTATTTATGTGCTATTTATTTGCTGGCTTATCGAGTAATCGAGAAAGGGGCACGTCTGAGAGGTTCGTAAGTAACTTTGAGACGATTTCGGTGGATTAGTGAGGAAATTTTACATTCGAAAACGCCcagggaaaaaaaaattattaaaatttttaattaattatttttattaaatttttaataaattgtttttattaaatttttaataaattgtttttattaaatttttaattaattatgtttattaaatttgtaattaattatttttattaaatttttaactaattatttttattaaatttttttttaattatttttattaaatttgtaattaattatttttattaaattattaatgaattttttattaaaaaattatttttattgactgACCTGGCTTAATTGGCACCACTCGGCTCACAGCTTCTTCAGGCGTATCTTCTATTTAACGATCGCAGGCGCACTGATGCTACGTTAATCACTCATAaacattttgttgtttttgtatGAAGTTAATTACACATACAACATCGGCCCGATTTTACTAGTGAAATATTGGGAGAGCAACGTTTATCTCAAATCAGATCAGAACTCGGAACCCCCTGttcgtgtgtgtgtgtgtgtgtttttttccGATGAAAGTACTTACCTCTGAATTATCATTGAAAATCACCGTTTCGTGAAGGGGGAATCATGCCATTTCTCGGCACTAGGTgcgaaataataaacatttatcgTTTGGAAATGTGCGCAATTTCACAGTTTCCTGTGGTGTTCAATACTGGTTTTGGACTTATTGATAAACTACATGGAAACATACACCTAGATTAGCTAGCTACGCCCTCAATGTTTTTCTCACTGCGTTCGGCCCACGAATGGGATTTGGTGATTTTCACCAGAGATAAATTTGGCGAAATCGCTAAAGTTTAatgaaagtttttctttatgataTGTTATCTAAATCCTTGTTtcgattaatattattaatcttTAGATGTACAAatgaaaaatcccaaaaaaaaaaactcaccttCGCTCACCGCAAATTGACGTTACTCTGAGAAATTCGAGTCTTAAGATCGgagatttttgtccaaatttaatctaaTCACACAAAAATGGTAATTTCTTTATTGCGACAATATGTATTAATTGCGCCAATAAAGCACTAAACGTAAACAAACAATTACGATAATTTCGAtggtaaaatcttcaaaactccCATACACTTTTAGCGAAACACCGATGGATCGTTCACTAAGCTTG of the Euwallacea fornicatus isolate EFF26 chromosome 9, ASM4011564v1, whole genome shotgun sequence genome contains:
- the LOC136341232 gene encoding facilitated trehalose transporter Tret1-like isoform X4 yields the protein MTGSLNDIPVDNDVLGWISSFATIGAMITCFPIGMICDAIGRKWACLITILPFSLGWFLIIFATNADMIYAGRFFAGLAGGSFCVAAPLYTSEIAEKEIRGALGSYFQLLLTIGILFSYIFGAITSTQVFSILCCCIPFVFGLVFVFQPETPVYLLKKGKKDAALHSLKQLRGPAYDSEAELRELQQQIDKSEAEKGSFIEALQTTAAKKSIFICFSLMVFQQLSGINAVIFFMSNIFGSAGGNIDPSYSTIGVGVVQVVATFISSLVVDKFGRKILLITSALFMSISGALLGVFFTLQGRNIVEQTTLDKIGFLPIVSLVVFITAFSLGFGPIPWMASSELMPPEIKSTASSAAATFNWFLAFVVTRFYNNIVTTIGGDIPFYVFAAIALLGSFFVKFCMPETKGKSTQEVQDILNGVKLGNANGNGVDNPTFKS
- the LOC136341232 gene encoding facilitated trehalose transporter Tret1-2 homolog isoform X1, encoding MMISSSSCSDLSTSDFSSTSSDTAEQKKRQKGRKKSSRAVLRLRRKRETVLNKMDAPRTISNAKKLPQYVAALSVCLGAVAAGAVLGWTGTISDSLMTGSLNDIPVDNDVLGWISSFATIGAMITCFPIGMICDAIGRKWACLITILPFSLGWFLIIFATNADMIYAGRFFAGLAGGSFCVAAPLYTSEIAEKEIRGALGSYFQLLLTIGILFSYIFGAITSTQVFSILCCCIPFVFGLVFVFQPETPVYLLKKGKKDAALHSLKQLRGPAYDSEAELRELQQQIDKSEAEKGSFIEALQTTAAKKSIFICFSLMVFQQLSGINAVIFFMSNIFGSAGGNIDPSYSTIGVGVVQVVATFISSLVVDKFGRKILLITSALFMSISGALLGVFFTLQGRNIVEQTTLDKIGFLPIVSLVVFITAFSLGFGPIPWMASSELMPPEIKSTASSAAATFNWFLAFVVTRFYNNIVTTIGGDIPFYVFAAIALLGSFFVKFCMPETKGKSTQEVQDILNGVKLGNANGNGVDNPTFKS
- the LOC136341232 gene encoding facilitated trehalose transporter Tret1-like isoform X3, which gives rise to MDAPRTISNAKKLPQYVAALSVCLGAVAAGAVLGWTGTISDSLMTGSLNDIPVDNDVLGWISSFATIGAMITCFPIGMICDAIGRKWACLITILPFSLGWFLIIFATNADMIYAGRFFAGLAGGSFCVAAPLYTSEIAEKEIRGALGSYFQLLLTIGILFSYIFGAITSTQVFSILCCCIPFVFGLVFVFQPETPVYLLKKGKKDAALHSLKQLRGPAYDSEAELRELQQQIDKSEAEKGSFIEALQTTAAKKSIFICFSLMVFQQLSGINAVIFFMSNIFGSAGGNIDPSYSTIGVGVVQVVATFISSLVVDKFGRKILLITSALFMSISGALLGVFFTLQGRNIVEQTTLDKIGFLPIVSLVVFITAFSLGFGPIPWMASSELMPPEIKSTASSAAATFNWFLAFVVTRFYNNIVTTIGGDIPFYVFAAIALLGSFFVKFCMPETKGKSTQEVQDILNGVKLGNANGNGVDNPTFKS
- the LOC136341232 gene encoding facilitated trehalose transporter Tret1-like isoform X2, which produces MTKKYILNKMDAPRTISNAKKLPQYVAALSVCLGAVAAGAVLGWTGTISDSLMTGSLNDIPVDNDVLGWISSFATIGAMITCFPIGMICDAIGRKWACLITILPFSLGWFLIIFATNADMIYAGRFFAGLAGGSFCVAAPLYTSEIAEKEIRGALGSYFQLLLTIGILFSYIFGAITSTQVFSILCCCIPFVFGLVFVFQPETPVYLLKKGKKDAALHSLKQLRGPAYDSEAELRELQQQIDKSEAEKGSFIEALQTTAAKKSIFICFSLMVFQQLSGINAVIFFMSNIFGSAGGNIDPSYSTIGVGVVQVVATFISSLVVDKFGRKILLITSALFMSISGALLGVFFTLQGRNIVEQTTLDKIGFLPIVSLVVFITAFSLGFGPIPWMASSELMPPEIKSTASSAAATFNWFLAFVVTRFYNNIVTTIGGDIPFYVFAAIALLGSFFVKFCMPETKGKSTQEVQDILNGVKLGNANGNGVDNPTFKS